A window of bacterium contains these coding sequences:
- the pyk gene encoding pyruvate kinase → MKHVHANRYKKTKIIATIGPASEAKIDELLAAGVNGIRLNLSHNTHEWHARVISKVRTVAKKLDRSVAIIWDLQGPKIRIGEVEGIIEVKAGDQIKLAERVSTGSDVIPMQYDIAPHVKVGDRVMIRDGVITTEVTRVQDGVVTVRAENAGKFGSNHGVNLPDTIFHGSKLTDKDMEDLRFGLARDIDYIALSFVHTVEDIEMLKAMIRKRKKKIRVIAKIETKSATENLHSIVSASDAVMIARGDLALETSPETVPIIGRRIIEMAREYKTPVIMATQMLDSMTSSPTPTRAEANDVATAVSLGVDAVMLSGETAIGAFPIETVKMMKRIILSTEQYMRDSGELKMLSRDLNAADDAQDAVAVAALTLGNHVGAQLILAETLTGTTAQAISALRPDAAIIMASPDVQVCNQLAIVWGSKPYKVPRRRYIQSRLVKALVKRGALRSGDYIVSAFGTHAGKTGATDTVRLLVA, encoded by the coding sequence ATGAAGCACGTACATGCGAACAGGTATAAAAAAACGAAAATTATCGCCACGATCGGTCCAGCGAGCGAAGCAAAGATAGATGAACTTCTGGCGGCAGGGGTGAATGGTATTCGCCTCAATCTGTCACACAACACGCATGAGTGGCACGCCCGTGTGATTAGCAAGGTGCGGACTGTGGCCAAAAAGCTCGACCGCTCAGTGGCGATCATTTGGGACTTACAGGGTCCGAAGATTCGGATCGGCGAAGTTGAAGGTATAATCGAAGTGAAAGCCGGTGATCAGATCAAATTAGCCGAACGAGTATCAACTGGTTCGGATGTAATCCCCATGCAGTACGACATCGCGCCGCATGTCAAAGTCGGCGATCGTGTGATGATACGTGATGGCGTGATTACGACCGAAGTCACGCGCGTGCAGGACGGAGTGGTGACCGTCAGGGCCGAAAATGCTGGCAAATTTGGCTCGAACCACGGGGTGAATCTTCCGGATACGATCTTTCATGGCTCAAAGCTTACCGACAAGGATATGGAAGATTTGCGGTTTGGGCTAGCGCGAGATATTGATTACATCGCGCTGTCATTTGTGCATACGGTAGAAGACATTGAGATGCTAAAAGCAATGATTCGTAAGCGCAAGAAAAAGATCCGCGTTATCGCCAAGATCGAGACGAAGTCTGCCACAGAAAATCTTCATAGTATCGTATCTGCTAGTGATGCTGTGATGATCGCGCGCGGTGACTTGGCGCTCGAGACAAGTCCTGAGACGGTTCCGATAATCGGGCGGCGAATTATTGAGATGGCGCGAGAGTATAAGACGCCCGTGATAATGGCGACACAGATGCTGGATAGTATGACGTCTTCGCCGACGCCGACGCGGGCCGAGGCAAACGATGTGGCGACCGCGGTGTCGCTTGGTGTAGACGCGGTGATGCTGTCGGGCGAGACGGCTATCGGTGCTTTTCCGATCGAAACGGTCAAAATGATGAAGCGAATTATTCTCTCCACCGAGCAGTATATGCGGGATAGTGGCGAGCTGAAGATGCTGTCGCGCGACTTGAATGCTGCCGATGATGCTCAGGATGCGGTAGCTGTAGCGGCGCTGACACTCGGTAATCACGTCGGGGCTCAACTTATCCTGGCGGAGACGCTCACCGGAACGACGGCACAGGCGATTTCTGCACTTCGCCCTGATGCGGCAATCATCATGGCGAGCCCAGATGTCCAGGTGTGTAATCAACTAGCAATTGTCTGGGGGTCCAAGCCGTACAAGGTTCCGCGTAGACGTTACATCCAGTCTCGACTCGTGAAGGCACTTGTCAAAAGGGGCGCCTTGCGAAGCGGTGACTATATCGTGTCAGCATTTGGGACACACGCCGGTAAGACCGGAGCGACTGATACGGTCCGACTTTTGGTAGCATAA